In a genomic window of Deinococcus carri:
- a CDS encoding YwqG family protein, producing MTGTQPEPPKRHEWQHPVTGERITLTFAEGVTRLERGRGAAELPGPAFDEVAALREAQEQVGQWDPFALRHLREMAKAGVFQENGRTLGVEDLGFPARLWEELAAFEHELERQGGLTVTHDEKSGSLLWNPTPAMRERFRQLMAGRVQVSAPPADTPFHQKSQELRQEGFLRLTSRNAGGSLWLPPVLEPYRPQLQASERPVVRLAAEPGREPRLWESKVGGVPYRPKGAAWPHARGEDTRPLVFLAQVNFAELNGDGQALPDFPSRGLLQFFILNDDFYGAEMASSMKLDGAQKHYRVLYWPEVVEDEAALDTSVPRPEYDPQEVARLREGGFESLIDDSSLIWEELPYDWDALEEETAFPFRPRALAFLPDHEPVSGADGMASAVLGVNIWAEGVTGHDLASVLYNLSPGDHKLGGYPNFTQSDPRQPADDLILLFQLDSDERLGLMWGDVGTANFFIRPQDLKRRDFSKVAYHWDCG from the coding sequence ATGACCGGAACGCAACCCGAACCACCCAAGCGCCACGAGTGGCAGCATCCCGTCACGGGCGAGCGCATCACCCTCACCTTTGCGGAGGGCGTAACCCGTCTGGAGCGTGGCCGAGGGGCGGCCGAGCTGCCCGGTCCGGCCTTCGACGAGGTGGCGGCGCTGCGGGAGGCGCAGGAACAGGTGGGGCAGTGGGACCCGTTCGCCCTGCGCCACCTGCGCGAGATGGCAAAGGCGGGCGTGTTCCAGGAGAATGGGCGGACCCTGGGTGTGGAGGACCTGGGCTTTCCGGCCCGGTTGTGGGAGGAGCTGGCCGCGTTCGAGCACGAACTGGAGCGGCAGGGCGGCCTGACGGTCACCCATGATGAGAAGTCCGGCTCCCTCCTCTGGAACCCCACCCCGGCCATGCGCGAGCGGTTCCGGCAGTTGATGGCGGGGCGGGTGCAGGTCTCAGCGCCGCCCGCCGACACGCCCTTTCATCAGAAGAGTCAGGAACTCCGGCAGGAAGGCTTCCTCCGCCTGACCAGCCGCAACGCGGGCGGCTCGCTCTGGCTCCCGCCCGTTCTGGAGCCGTACCGTCCGCAGCTCCAGGCGAGCGAACGCCCAGTCGTGCGCCTCGCCGCCGAGCCGGGGCGCGAGCCGAGGCTGTGGGAAAGCAAGGTGGGCGGCGTGCCTTACCGTCCGAAGGGAGCGGCCTGGCCCCACGCCCGCGGCGAGGACACCCGCCCGCTGGTGTTTCTGGCGCAGGTGAACTTCGCGGAGCTGAACGGGGACGGCCAAGCGCTGCCCGATTTCCCCAGCCGGGGCCTCCTGCAATTCTTCATCCTGAACGACGATTTTTACGGCGCGGAGATGGCTTCTTCCATGAAGCTGGACGGCGCGCAGAAGCATTACCGCGTGCTGTACTGGCCGGAAGTGGTGGAGGACGAGGCGGCGCTGGACACGTCCGTCCCCCGGCCTGAATACGACCCGCAGGAAGTGGCGCGGCTGCGCGAGGGCGGCTTTGAAAGCCTGATTGACGACAGTTCCCTCATCTGGGAAGAGCTTCCCTACGACTGGGATGCCCTGGAGGAGGAGACGGCATTTCCCTTCCGGCCCCGCGCCCTGGCCTTCCTGCCCGACCACGAACCCGTGAGCGGGGCAGACGGCATGGCCTCCGCGGTGCTGGGAGTGAACATCTGGGCCGAGGGGGTGACGGGGCATGACCTGGCCTCTGTCCTCTACAACCTCTCCCCCGGCGACCACAAGCTGGGCGGCTATCCCAACTTCACCCAGTCCGACCCGCGCCAGCCCGCGGACGACCTGATCCTCCTCTTTCAGCTCGATTCCGACGAGCGGCTGGGGCTGATGTGGGGCGATGTGGGCACGGCCAACTTCTTTATCCGCCCCCAGGACCTGAAGCGGCGGGACTTTTCAAAGGTCGCCTACCACTGGGACTGCGGCTGA
- a CDS encoding SRPBCC family protein, with protein MSEDIHIKQSIVVRARPDVLYRLALEPKRRVRWDPNLVRAEYEGGEGKLTNNVLVRFKFSRRLLGLSFVAKYGQLQAPLRGGWESVRNVGPLEKLTQGWSFKAMPGGTEVTLTVNGRVRYRWIRQPLERMLHNLVVTTLVELQRQVDAQGAQLVEDMGREMQRKQKEEQQAAKAAAKAARRKR; from the coding sequence ATGTCCGAAGACATCCACATCAAGCAGAGCATCGTGGTGCGGGCGCGCCCGGACGTGCTGTACCGGCTGGCGCTGGAGCCGAAGCGGCGCGTGCGCTGGGACCCCAATCTGGTCCGCGCCGAGTACGAGGGCGGCGAGGGGAAACTCACCAACAACGTGCTGGTGCGCTTCAAGTTCTCCCGGCGGCTGCTGGGGCTGAGCTTTGTCGCCAAGTACGGGCAACTCCAGGCCCCGCTGCGCGGCGGCTGGGAGAGCGTGCGCAACGTGGGGCCGCTGGAAAAGCTCACCCAGGGCTGGAGCTTCAAGGCCATGCCGGGCGGCACCGAGGTCACGCTGACGGTCAATGGCCGGGTGCGCTACCGCTGGATTCGCCAGCCCCTGGAGCGAATGCTGCACAACCTGGTCGTGACCACACTGGTCGAACTCCAGCGCCAGGTGGACGCCCAGGGGGCGCAGCTCGTGGAGGACATGGGCCGCGAGATGCAGCGCAAACAGAAGGAAGAACAGCAGGCGGCGAAGGCCGCGGCCAAAGCGGCGCGGCGCAAGCGGTAA
- a CDS encoding PIG-L deacetylase family protein, which yields MRIMAVFAHPDDEIGCIGTLAKHAARGDEVLLVWTTLGELASQFGDTPHEEVRRVRREHGAWVAGRIGAKYHFFDMGDSRMTGGRGEALQLARLYAHFRPNAVITWSDDHPHPDHRMTAKIAFDAITLARIPKIINESGGGAAMPPAPNLSGDEAVESGEDVARLEAWREPVRFYQYYAPASPYPEMFVDTSDTFEAAEEVAGYYRDFYKWAWTAEQFREGRAALGRLAGVKYAERFNLRASHLRARAYLD from the coding sequence GAGATCGGCTGCATCGGGACGCTGGCGAAGCACGCGGCGCGCGGCGACGAGGTGCTGCTGGTGTGGACCACGCTGGGCGAGCTGGCCTCGCAGTTCGGGGATACCCCGCACGAGGAGGTGCGGCGGGTGCGGCGCGAACACGGCGCGTGGGTGGCGGGGCGCATCGGCGCGAAGTACCACTTTTTCGACATGGGCGACAGCCGGATGACGGGCGGGCGAGGTGAGGCGCTGCAACTCGCCCGCCTCTACGCGCACTTCCGCCCCAACGCGGTCATCACCTGGAGCGACGACCACCCCCACCCCGACCACCGCATGACGGCCAAGATTGCCTTCGACGCCATCACCCTGGCCCGCATCCCCAAGATCATCAACGAGTCGGGCGGCGGCGCGGCCATGCCCCCCGCCCCCAACCTCAGCGGCGACGAGGCGGTCGAAAGCGGCGAGGACGTGGCCCGCCTGGAAGCGTGGCGCGAGCCGGTGCGCTTCTACCAGTACTACGCCCCCGCCAGCCCCTACCCGGAGATGTTCGTGGACACCAGCGACACCTTCGAGGCCGCCGAGGAGGTCGCCGGCTACTACCGCGACTTCTACAAGTGGGCCTGGACCGCCGAGCAGTTCCGCGAGGGCCGCGCCGCCCTGGGCCGCCTTGCCGGGGTGAAGTACGCCGAGCGGTTCAACCTGCGGGCCTCGCATCTGCGGGCGCGGGCGTATCTGGATTAG